The DNA segment CGGAGGGGCCGAACAGGGTGTGCGGCGGGTGCGGTGCCCCGGTGGCGACGCTCTTCAGCGAGTGCTACGGCCCCTACGAGATCCACTTCCTGCCCGACGCCGTACGGACGGTCCCCGCATGAGCCCGACCTCGTCCCCCCGCCGCCGCACCCCCGCCCCGCCCCGCGAGGAGGTCCTCGCCGCCGCGATGGACATGATCGCCGAGCGCGGTCTGGAGAAGCTGACCATGGCGGGGCTGGGCCGTGAGGTGGGGATGAGCAGCGGGCATCTGCTCTACTACTTCCGCTCCAAGGACGAACTCCTGCTCCAGGCCCTGGAGTGGAGCGAGGGCCGGCTGGGCGCGGAGCGGGGCCGCCTGCTGGCGCGGGCGGGCAGCGCGCGCGAGCGGCTGGCGGCGTACGTCGACCTGTACGTCCCCGACGGCCACGGCGACCCGCACTGGACGCTGTGGCTGGAGGTGTGGAACCGCTCGCGCGAGGCCGGTGACGACGCCCGCGAGCGGCAGGCCGCCATCGAGGGCGCCTGGCACCGCGACCTCGTCGCCCTGATCGCCGAGGGCGTCTCGCGCGGCGAGTTCCGCGTCGTCGACGCCGACCGCTTCGCCACCCGGCTGCGCGCGCTCCTCGACGGCTTCTCCATCCACGTGGCCGTCGGCCTGCGCGGCACGGACCAGGAACGGGTGACGGCCCACGTGCGGGAGTTCCTCGCCGACGCGCTGTTCACGCCGGACGCCTGAACCCCGCGCCCCGGCTGGAGGGTCCAGGGCCCCCTCCCGTCCCTCCCGTCCACCGGGTGGGTCGCCCGAGCCCGCATCCTGAGACGGACAGTGAGGTGAAGGGCACTCTGTGCCAGACTGCCCTTCGTGCTCTCGTTCGCCATGATTATGGGCAGCAGGCGCGC comes from the Streptomyces sp. NBC_00820 genome and includes:
- a CDS encoding TetR/AcrR family transcriptional regulator; amino-acid sequence: MSPTSSPRRRTPAPPREEVLAAAMDMIAERGLEKLTMAGLGREVGMSSGHLLYYFRSKDELLLQALEWSEGRLGAERGRLLARAGSARERLAAYVDLYVPDGHGDPHWTLWLEVWNRSREAGDDARERQAAIEGAWHRDLVALIAEGVSRGEFRVVDADRFATRLRALLDGFSIHVAVGLRGTDQERVTAHVREFLADALFTPDA